Sequence from the Bactrocera dorsalis isolate Fly_Bdor unplaced genomic scaffold, ASM2337382v1 BdCtg147, whole genome shotgun sequence genome:
ATTTGGCTTCGGGCCAATTAAATTTCACTTAGAACTTGGTAAGAAAGATGATAGCAACGGACTAAGAAACGACTTATGTTGACTTGGTGGCAGTAGATGCCATATGTATAGGGGCttgattttcttgttttaaGGACATCTAGTTTGCATTTATTGAGGATATgcaacaaaaattagaaaacaatcatatttaaattcaactaaatataaataattatatttgaaaatatgaaacaaagtaaaacaaaatgtgATACAACTACAATGCTCGCTGTTCTTCTATGAAATTCACCACACCACGCTTTCGGTGTGTAGGTGTATTTTCACGTTGAATTCTCCCAATTTGCACGAGCATGCGCCGTTAATATAGAAATTCAGAAGAAAGAGAAGTCGGACGCTTACAGAAGAAGAGCTAAAGCTTTTTAACTTTGAGAATGCTCTCTGCACAGAACCAGAATCGTTTGTTTACATGTCCGCAGCGAACAATGCATTTACTTAGTAAATATGTTACAGCTTAACATGGCGATGGAGAAATTAGAAGCAGAAGCAGAAGCAGAATAAATATCACTTTAAATTATCACAATAAAAGAATtctagtaatttaaaaaaattctgttttgaCGGGATTATGCGAAAAATGCGAAATCAATGCAATATATCTGCGGGGCTGACGCCGATTCtgaaatcttaaattaatactATCGGTTCTAAAGTTTCCGTTAAGAATcattaattttactatttttgaatGCTAAAAGCTTGCGTCCATCtgttaaatatttagaaataagtcTCTTAGCTAAAATTACAACTATGACTTGAATTCATACTCACACACagatattatgtatataaataatgacAGAGGACATCTTTGgtatagcatatgtatgtatgtatgtatgtatgaatttcaGGCTAAACATTATGTTTAATTCTGCATGAActtgaaatatgaaatataattcCCTCAGAAATAAGtcgtcaataaaaaattaaaagctatggacataaattgaatgaaaacaaGTTGAGTTCGACAATaccaatacacatacatgcagaatttatatatttttcatatatgtatttaccacagacatacatatatacgtacacaCGTCTCCTTTGCACGCGTAAaatcacacatacacgcacCCACATTTATGTACACAAACGCGCGCTCAGCGCCGCCTAACATACTTGTACTATAATCCAGATGCCCCGCACCGCCCCGCATTGTTATTACACATATGTAGTATGCACGGCCTGCGTTGCTCAACGCCTAAAATGCACCCGATTCCTCCACAAATACAGTATTATTGTTGCGATTATCAGAATTCGATATTAACAATTGTCTGTTCCACCTCCGAACAGATAAGCCGCAATGTCGCAAGTGTGCCAAAGCTTTGCAAGAACTGGAGAATATCGACGATGAAGCAGATCAGTTGGGCATTGGTTTTGTCAAGATTCATGATGAGGCATTGGCCGAGGAATATAATTTGGGCAATCTTCCAGTATTGGTTTACTATCGCCATCAGACGCCGATCATATATGAAGGTATGAAGAGCAAGGCAATTACTGCCCATTAATGGCCGCAGATCACAGCTATCCTAATCCCCGTTCGATAATgattatactatataatatatgtgttaTCCAGGTGAATTGTCTCGAGAAGAGGATGTCTTAGAATGGCTGGTGCAAAATAAATCTACCGGTGATGAAGATGACGTCATAGAAGATGTTACGGCTAAAACGCTGTCCACACTAATCAGCAATATCGATAATCTGGTTGTATTATTCTGTACGAATTCGAAATTATAATACTTCAAATATGAATACTGACTGAATACTGATTCTCATACGTTTCACAACTAGATGATCATGGTAATGATGATTCAATGACCGTATTGGAAGAGCTAGAACAAATTGACGACGACTGCGATAAACACGGTATTCAATTTGTGAAAATTGACGATCCAAAAGCCGCAGCCGAATATGGAATCGATACGGTAATGCATAATGAGTGGCAATTTTGAGAATCCATACAtatgattaataaaaatgtttatgcgTGCGCGTGTGAACAGATTCCGGCAATAGTATATTTCGAAAAacaaattccaaatatttatgaCGGTGATCTCATGGCTGAGGAGCAGATACTCCATTGGCTGGTGGGACAATTAGAGCATGACGAAATCGAGGATGTTACAGATGAGATGCTTGACAAGATGGTGAAGGAAGGCCGTGTTATGGCTGTGCTATTCTGTAACTATACCTATCAATTGACTACTTCCCCTCTTCTGCCTCGTTAGCGTGCCGTGTTAATGTACAATGACTCATTTTCCCCATTTTAGATGATAACAATGATAAAAAATCACAGAAAGTACTGGAAGAATTGGAGAATATTGACGATGAATGTGATGCATTGGGTATAACTTTTGTGAAAATTGACAATCCTGAAGAAGCCATCGAATACGGCATAAACAAAGTTCCTAAACTAATTTACTTTGAAAAAGGCATTCCAACCATTTACGAAGGCAATCTTGAGGATGAAGAGAAATTGCTGAAATGGCTCGAGGAGCAAACCACCTCCGATCAAATTGAGGATATAACTGATGAGATGTTGGATTTGATAATAGAAAAGATGCCTTATGTCGCTGTGCTCTACTGTAAGTTGTTGCATGAAATTTAGCGCAAATTGGCCAATGAAGCTAGTACGAGCTAGCCTGAGCGATCTCGTACTCGCTGCAGTGATATTAGCCCTATTTGCAATAATACATTTTGCTTCCAGAAAGGAAAGCAAGAATTACCCAATTTGTACATAATCATTTTATGTAGATGTAGATATTCGATGTTCGTGCGTGAGCGTGTTTTGCGTGAAATAGATGTTGTTACAATCTTTTGGAGCAATTCCGTTATAATGCCCATCTTTTATGATGTATAAGTAAGCTAAGACGTAAGGCCTTTTCGCGCTAAGCCTAATTATGCTTTATGTGCTCACTTGGGTATTAATGAATTCAActactatataaaaatatttattaaaataaaattatcgcTCAAACTACACAGATGTTTGCACAGTCTATAAATGTTGCGCCAAGATCCGGTCAGTTACaattaaatatgtgtatgtcaAGTGCAAGCAATTATTGGAGATTGCCGTATATTTCCGATCCTATTGCAAACCTTTTAAGACTGGTGTTATAAACCTCTCTCTGGCTCATATATTGTTAGCAAtaacttattaaatttttcagtatAACGAAAAGCGGCTGACTAGTATTTAGAACTACCACAAACGGTTGTGCAAACATCTGTGTCGTCTACGTGAGCTCTAAAGTTTTGTTGCGAtcgatatttgttgttgtgtctaTGAAACCTAACCACTAACATCTGATGAAGAGCTGAGATGTGATTTCAAATAGGTCAGTAATAGTAGACAGCCATAGGCGATAGAGTTTCTCCACAGACGTTTGGCATTTAGTACATTAGTGTATTGAAGTTTAACTGCAACAGGAATAgttaggttttttttatataaaaacttatttcGTTCGTCAAAGTATTAATGGTTTTATTCATTTCTGTCCCAATAGACGACAAGGACCAAAAGAAATCGCAAAAGGTACTAGCCGAACTGGAGAATATCGACGATGAGTGTGATCAAAATGATATCGCCTTCGTCAAAATTGACGACGACAGTGAGGCGAAGGAATGGGGTATCGATGAAATACCGTCGATTGTCTTCTTTGAACGTGGCATACCACATATTTACGAAGGTGATTTAATGAAAGAAGACGAACTCTTGGGTTGGCTTGTACATCAGAAGCGTCACTCAGAGATCCCCGAAGTCACCGACGAGATGAAGGATAAGTTGGTTGAAAATACTGAACATTTGGCCGTGATTTTTTGTAAGTTTGTATTCCTTTCGTAATATTACAACTTATAAAAAACAAGCAACACTATTTTTTTGGCAACCAACTGTACATTTAGTGTAACATAATTTGAGATTAGATACCTTTCATCTATAATTCTATATACCCTTAACACTTTAAAGAGGAAAGAATTAATAATCTTtgatgtaaaataattttttctgttgAATGCGTTCCGaacaatatttgatattttcgaCCTAGTGCACATTTACATATCTTCAAtgttttatttctattgttttttattaagaagGCACAGAAAAAAAACTGATATTTTCTAACGgattttatgtacttttgttcAGACGACAAGGATGATAAACAAGATATTCGCGTACTCAACGAACTGGAGAATATTGACGATGAACTCGAAAAGGAGGGCATAGTGATTGTACGCATTGACAATGCCGCCGAAGCTAAAGAATACGGTTTAGACCATTTGCCTGCGCTCATTTATTTCGAGAACAAAATACCAGCACTCTACGAGGGCGATCTAATGAACGAGGACGAAGTATTGGAATGGCTGATTTTGCAAAAGCGTACCGCCACCATTGAAGAGGTCACCGATGAAATACTGGTCGAATTAATCAACGACCATGAGTATGTTGTGGTATTCTTCACCGGTCCCTGTGAGCCGGGCGAAAAATGCGATAAGACACTGAATGCATTGGAGAGCATTGACGATGAACTGGATGAAGCAGGCATCATTTTTGTCACTACCGAAGACACCAACATCGCCAAGAAGCACAACATAAAGAGTTACCCACAATTGGTATTCTTCAGAAATCGTGATCCATTAGTTTTTACAGGCGATTTAGATGATGAAGACGAAGTATTGGCATGGATCACAGATGAAGACACTCTAGAGATTCCGGGTAAAATTGAGGAAGTGAATACGAAAATGTTGGATAAGATACTGTCGGAAAATGATCACGTGGTGGTATTCTTTTGTAAGTGAGAGAAGATCAAAGTCTTTAGGAAACTTCTTATACACACTTTTTCTTGTAACCTTTTTACAGACCGTGAGGGCGATAAGCGCGCACAGAAGATTTTGAATGAACTGGAGAATATCGATGATGAATGTGAAGAAAAGGATATTGACTTTATCAAAACTTCCGATCCTGATGTTGATAAGGAATACGATCTGGCTAGCTTGCCGGCATTAGCATTTTACAGACACAAGTTCCGCACGATATATGATGGTAAGCACTAGTTGGTAGTTCATTCTTATATAATGATTCATAGCAATTGTCGATTCCTGTATGCTTAGGTGATCTCATGAAGGAGGAAGAAATTCTGGATTGGGTTATCGATCTCCATGAATCCACAGCTGACGTTATCGAATCTGTCGATCGCAAAACTTTGCAAGTTCTGATTAACGACGTAGAACACTTGGCTGTATTTTTCTGTAATTTAtatagttaaaataaatttgcattctctgattgaaaatataaacttatttaGATGATGACAAATGCGAGACGTGTCCACAAATCTTGGAGGAATTAGAGACCATTGATGATGATACCGACAAACACGGCATACAATTTGTCAAATCGAATGATGTGAAGTTGGCGCATGAAATAGGAATTTTTGCATTCCCAGCTTTGGTCTATTATGAAACGGGCGTTCCAATCATGTATGACGGTGAGTTGGGAAATATGCTCTGGTGTATTTAAATACTGAAACGATATATTGCATAAATAAGTAATCACATGTTTCTAATTTTTCCGACAGGTAATCTCAAAAATGAAAATCGTGTGTTGCAGTGGCTGATCAATCAAAAGAGTAAGTGTTCTTTGTTCGAAAGTTTTGTTTCCCAGATTCGGTTGAGAACACACATACAATTCTATTCCTAGTCCTCTAACACCAGACACACACGCCACATAGCATTAAGACTCAGTCAATATAATCATATTCTTTGACTCATGAGAACCCTTATTCATGTAGTATATTCAACACACACTTAGATCTCAGTCTATCTACCTTAGTGAATACACCGATTGagcaatgataaaaaataaaatttgttaactttGTTAGCGCCATACATTGAACGTATGGCTAAGCGAATTATCAAAGCAATTCTGACAGTCTAGGCCATATCCATAACGAAGAGGTGCGTATATTTAGttgaatgaaaaaaacatatgtttgtagTTTATGAATACGTCTATCATTACTCATGTGCATTTTTTGAATTCAAATTGACTCGCCTGATTTTCAACCACATCCCTCTACAGCTCGTATCActttaattgaaaatactttttgtGTTAATTGAATACCCCTTTCAATGGTATTAAGTTGAAAGCTTTGGTCTATTATCAAAACTAAACTGTTGTCGATACAGGTGAGGAAGatgatgataatgatgatgatgacgatgatgatgatgacgatgatgatgatgaggatGATGATAATGACGACGATGACGATGACGACGATGACGATGATGAGGAAGATATCGACGATGACGAAAtcgaaaatcaaattaaatggaGAATCAATAAAGGACGAAGATACATTGATAAAGACGATGACATTAACGAAGACAATGACAATGACGATGACGATGATGACGATGACGATAACGATGATGACGATGACGATGAtgacgatgacgatgacgaCGAGGATGAAATAACCAAGTTGGTTTACCCGAAAGCggaaaaaagtaaagaagaaCAACTCAAAcgattaaagaaaaatattaggacacaacaaaaaattgatgatgatgatgatgatgatgaagagGATGATGATGGCAAAACTAACAAGAAATATAAACTAATCAAGCGCAGAATTGCATACGACGAAGACGATGAGGATGATGAATCCGGTGATGATGATGCCAATGATGATGGGGACGATGGTAATGACGACGAAGGTGATGATGAAGCACACATGCGAGTGCGATATAGAAAGCCGGGTTCACGAAGAttacgatttaaaaaaatagtttttaaaagtcGTTTAATAGAGACAGACGACGATAATGATGAGGATAATGATGGTGATaataatgatgatgatgatggtgatgatgatgatgatggtgatgaagatgatgatgataatgatgatgatgacaatgatgatgatgaagataATGATGATGAGAatgatgatggtgatgatgatgatgatgatattATTGATGACGATAATGATGATGACGAAGATGAGGATGAGGATGAGGATGATGAAGATGAAAGGCAAAgtgtcaaaaaaagaaaatacatctCAATGTCACAACGGAAAAACCAGCGCCGCAAATCGGACGATAATGATGACTACGACGATCGTAGTAAAAAACAATATCAGCGTAGCAAACCGAATAGAAGCAAGAGATATAAAGACAGAAATGACGACGACGATGACGACGACGAGGACGAGGACGACGACAatgatgatggtgatgatgatgcgAAAGATGTTAGAAGTCATCCAAAATTGCAAAAGCCAATAAAACCTCAGAAAATGCATCAAGCTAATGAACTT
This genomic interval carries:
- the LOC105230607 gene encoding uncharacterized protein LOC105230607 isoform X13, with translation MTFSRKKVLTLCVCTLLALISFPGYVDCANKKGSQATVAPPPAPIEPEAVIEEVNAKQLEKLLTDKDYVAVFWYARSCITCDKVLAELEKIDDDTDSFGVDFVKINDKRLAKQYGIKNFPALTYFREKEPIIYDGDLMDEEGVLDFLTSLEAMDLPDRIEEVNSKILLKIIEDTDFVAVLFYDKDQKKSQKVLAELENIDDECDQNDIAFVKIDDDSEAKEWGIDEIPSIVFFERGIPHIYEGDLMKEDELLGWLVHQKRHSEIPEVTDEMKDKLVENTEHLAVIFYDKDDKQDIRVLNELENIDDELEKEGIVIVRIDNAAEAKEYGLDHLPALIYFENKIPALYEGDLMNEDEVLEWLILQKRTATIEEVTDEILVELINDHEYVVVFFTGPCEPGEKCDKTLNALESIDDELDEAGIIFVTTEDTNIAKKHNIKSYPQLVFFRNRDPLVFTGDLDDEDEVLAWITDEDTLEIPGKIEEVNTKMLDKILSENDHVVVFFYREGDKRAQKILNELENIDDECEEKDIDFIKTSDPDVDKEYDLASLPALAFYRHKFRTIYDGDLMKEEEILDWVIDLHESTADVIESVDRKTLQVLINDVEHLAVFFYDDKCETCPQILEELETIDDDTDKHGIQFVKSNDVKLAHEIGIFAFPALVYYETGVPIMYDGNLKNENRVLQWLINQKNDECFYVGLGHDGGSARRGSNFAPNAYKPFQCCPTKLEKSTKVPKMTAQRIGHGDGDAANKRGGSSAGNFQFGPATVSGGTGAAGKSAKAAHKKDKDSKTPFRQIVKNDADDDDDEDDDDDDDDDASVPMGKVSYTSPRKSSGSAAKKATGGNKQVANDKSYDSGKSSKKAKDGDKLNVKTGYLSLGIRKQYN
- the LOC105230607 gene encoding uncharacterized protein LOC105230607 isoform X11 — translated: MTFSRKKVLTLCVCTLLALISFPGYVDCANKKGSQATVAPPPAPIEPEAVIEEVNAKQLEKLLTDKDYVAVFWYARSCITCDKVLAELEKIDDDTDSFGVDFVKINDKRLAKQYGIKNFPALTYFREKEPIIYDGDLMDEEGVLDFLTSLEAMDLPDRIEEVNSKILLKIIEDTDFVAVLFYDKDQKKSQKVLAELENIDDECDQNDIAFVKIDDDSEAKEWGIDEIPSIVFFERGIPHIYEGDLMKEDELLGWLVHQKRHSEIPEVTDEMKDKLVENTEHLAVIFYDKDDKQDIRVLNELENIDDELEKEGIVIVRIDNAAEAKEYGLDHLPALIYFENKIPALYEGDLMNEDEVLEWLILQKRTATIEEVTDEILVELINDHEYVVVFFTGPCEPGEKCDKTLNALESIDDELDEAGIIFVTTEDTNIAKKHNIKSYPQLVFFRNRDPLVFTGDLDDEDEVLAWITDEDTLEIPGKIEEVNTKMLDKILSENDHVVVFFYREGDKRAQKILNELENIDDECEEKDIDFIKTSDPDVDKEYDLASLPALAFYRHKFRTIYDGDLMKEEEILDWVIDLHESTADVIESVDRKTLQVLINDVEHLAVFFYDDKCETCPQILEELETIDDDTDKHGIQFVKSNDVKLAHEIGIFAFPALVYYETGVPIMYDGNLKNENRVLQWLINQKSEEDDDNDDDDDDDDDDDDDEDDDNDDDDDDDDDDDEEDIDDDEIENQIKWRINKGRRYIDKDDDINEDNDNDDDDDDDDDNDDDDDDDDDDDDDEDEITKLVYPKAEKSKEEQLKRLKKNIRTQQKIDDDDDDDEEDDDGKTNKKYKLIKRRIAYDEDDEDDESGDDDANDDGDDGNDDEGDDEAHMRVRYRKPGSRRLRFKKIVFKSRLIETDDDNDEDNDGDNNDDDDGDDDDDGDEDDDDNDDDDNDDDEDNDDENDDGDDDDDDIIDDDNDDDEDEDEDEDDEDERQSVKKRKYISMSQRKNQRRKSDDNDDYDDRSKKQYQRSKPNRSKRYKDRNDDDDDDDEDEDDDNDDGDDDAKDVRSHPKLQKPIKPQKMHQANELCNKRFLDKLDDECFYVGLGHDGGSARRGSNFAPNAYKPFQCCPTKLEKSTKVPKMTAQRIGHGDGDAANKRGGSSAGNFQFGPATVSGGTGAAGKSAKAAHKKDKDSKTPFRQIVKNDADDDDDEDDDDDDDDDASVPMGKVSYTSPRKSSGSAAKKATGGNKQVANDKSYDSGKSSKKAKDGDKLNVKTGFYYLHKRLKNLYDLFQDISLWE
- the LOC105230607 gene encoding uncharacterized protein LOC105230607 isoform X8, which translates into the protein MTFSRKKVLTLCVCTLLALISFPGYVDCANKKGSQATVAPPPAPIEPEAVIEEVNAKQLEKLLTDKDYVAVFWYARSCITCDKVLAELEKIDDDTDSFGVDFVKINDKRLAKQYGIKNFPALTYFREKEPIIYDGDLMDEEGVLDFLTSLEAMDLPDRIEEVNSKILLKIIEDTDFVAVLFCPDHATCPPRVMDKPQCRKCAKALQELENIDDEADQLGIGFVKIHDEALAEEYNLGNLPVLVYYRHQTPIIYEGELSREEDVLEWLVQNKSTGDEDDVIEDVTAKTLSTLISNIDNLVVLFYDHGNDDSMTVLEELEQIDDDCDKHGIQFVKIDDPKAAAEYGIDTIPAIVYFEKQIPNIYDGDLMAEEQILHWLVGQLEHDEIEDVTDEMLDKMVKEGRVMAVLFYDNNDKKSQKVLEELENIDDECDALGITFVKIDNPEEAIEYGINKVPKLIYFEKGIPTIYEGNLEDEEKLLKWLEEQTTSDQIEDITDEMLDLIIEKMPYVAVLYYDKDQKKSQKVLAELENIDDECDQNDIAFVKIDDDSEAKEWGIDEIPSIVFFERGIPHIYEGDLMKEDELLGWLVHQKRHSEIPEVTDEMKDKLVENTEHLAVIFYDKDDKQDIRVLNELENIDDELEKEGIVIVRIDNAAEAKEYGLDHLPALIYFENKIPALYEGDLMNEDEVLEWLILQKRTATIEEVTDEILVELINDHEYVVVFFTGPCEPGEKCDKTLNALESIDDELDEAGIIFVTTEDTNIAKKHNIKSYPQLVFFRNRDPLVFTGDLDDEDEVLAWITDEDTLEIPGKIEEVNTKMLDKILSENDHVVVFFYREGDKRAQKILNELENIDDECEEKDIDFIKTSDPDVDKEYDLASLPALAFYRHKFRTIYDGDLMKEEEILDWVIDLHESTADVIESVDRKTLQVLINDVEHLAVFFYDDKCETCPQILEELETIDDDTDKHGIQFVKSNDVKLAHEIGIFAFPALVYYETGVPIMYDGNLKNENRVLQWLINQKSEEDDDNDDDDDDDDDDDDDEDDDNDDDDDDDDDDDEEDIDDDEIENQIKWRINKGRRYIDKDDDINEDNDNDDDDDDDDDNDDDDDDDDDDDDDEDEITKLVYPKAEKSKEEQLKRLKKNIRTQQKIDDDDDDDEEDDDGKTNKKYKLIKRRIAYDEDDEDDESGDDDANDDGDDGNDDEGDDEAHMRVRYRKPGSRRLRFKKIVFKSRLIETDDDNDEDNDGDNNDDDDGDDDDDGDEDDDDNDDDDNDDDEDNDDENDDGDDDDDDIIDDDNDDDEDEDEDEDDEDERQSVKKRKYISMSQRKNQRRKSDDNDDYDDRSKKQYQRSKPNRSKRYKDRNDDDDDDDEDEDDDNDDGDDDAKDVRSHPKLQKPIKPQKMHQANELCNKRFLDKLDDECFYVGLGHDGGSARRGSNFAPNAYKPFQCCPTKLEKSTKVPKMTAQRIGHGDGDAANKRGGSSAGNFQFGPATVSGGTGAAGKSAKAAHKKDKDSKTPFRQIVKNDADDDDDEDDDDDDDDDASVPMGKVSYTSPRKSSGSAAKKATGGNKQVANDKSYDSGKSSKKAKDGDKLNVKTGYLSLGIRKQYN
- the LOC105230607 gene encoding uncharacterized protein LOC105230607 isoform X7, coding for MTFSRKKVLTLCVCTLLALISFPGYVDCANKKGSQATVAPPPAPIEPEAVIEEVNAKQLEKLLTDKDYVAVFWYARSCITCDKVLAELEKIDDDTDSFGVDFVKINDKRLAKQYGIKNFPALTYFREKEPIIYDGDLMDEEGVLDFLTSLEAMDLPDRIEEVNSKILLKIIEDTDFVAVLFCPDHATCPPRVMDKPQCRKCAKALQELENIDDEADQLGIGFVKIHDEALAEEYNLGNLPVLVYYRHQTPIIYEGELSREEDVLEWLVQNKSTGDEDDVIEDVTAKTLSTLISNIDNLVVLFYDHGNDDSMTVLEELEQIDDDCDKHGIQFVKIDDPKAAAEYGIDTIPAIVYFEKQIPNIYDGDLMAEEQILHWLVGQLEHDEIEDVTDEMLDKMVKEGRVMAVLFYDNNDKKSQKVLEELENIDDECDALGITFVKIDNPEEAIEYGINKVPKLIYFEKGIPTIYEGNLEDEEKLLKWLEEQTTSDQIEDITDEMLDLIIEKMPYVAVLYYDKDQKKSQKVLAELENIDDECDQNDIAFVKIDDDSEAKEWGIDEIPSIVFFERGIPHIYEGDLMKEDELLGWLVHQKRHSEIPEVTDEMKDKLVENTEHLAVIFYDKDDKQDIRVLNELENIDDELEKEGIVIVRIDNAAEAKEYGLDHLPALIYFENKIPALYEGDLMNEDEVLEWLILQKRTATIEEVTDEILVELINDHEYVVVFFTGPCEPGEKCDKTLNALESIDDELDEAGIIFVTTEDTNIAKKHNIKSYPQLVFFRNRDPLVFTGDLDDEDEVLAWITDEDTLEIPGKIEEVNTKMLDKILSENDHVVVFFYREGDKRAQKILNELENIDDECEEKDIDFIKTSDPDVDKEYDLASLPALAFYRHKFRTIYDGDLMKEEEILDWVIDLHESTADVIESVDRKTLQVLINDVEHLAVFFYDDKCETCPQILEELETIDDDTDKHGIQFVKSNDVKLAHEIGIFAFPALVYYETGVPIMYDGNLKNENRVLQWLINQKSEEDDDNDDDDDDDDDDDDDEDDDNDDDDDDDDDDDEEDIDDDEIENQIKWRINKGRRYIDKDDDINEDNDNDDDDDDDDDNDDDDDDDDDDDDDEDEITKLVYPKAEKSKEEQLKRLKKNIRTQQKIDDDDDDDEEDDDGKTNKKYKLIKRRIAYDEDDEDDESGDDDANDDGDDGNDDEGDDEAHMRVRYRKPGSRRLRFKKIVFKSRLIETDDDNDEDNDGDNNDDDDGDDDDDGDEDDDDNDDDDNDDDEDNDDENDDGDDDDDDIIDDDNDDDEDEDEDEDDEDERQSVKKRKYISMSQRKNQRRKSDDNDDYDDRSKKQYQRSKPNRSKRYKDRNDDDDDDDEDEDDDNDDGDDDAKDVRSHPKLQKPIKPQKMHQANELCNKRFLDKLDDECFYVGLGHDGGSARRGSNFAPNAYKPFQCCPTKLEKSTKVPKMTAQRIGHGDGDAANKRGGSSAGNFQFGPATVSGGTGAAGKSAKAAHKKDKDSKTPFRQIVKNDADDDDDEDDDDDDDDDASVPMGKVSYTSPRKSSGSAAKKATGGNKQVANDKSYDSGKSSKKAKDGDKLNVKTGFYYLHKRLKNLYDLFQDISLWE
- the LOC105230607 gene encoding uncharacterized protein LOC105230607 isoform X14 — its product is MTFSRKKVLTLCVCTLLALISFPGYVDCANKKGSQATVAPPPAPIEPEAVIEEVNAKQLEKLLTDKDYVAVFWYARSCITCDKVLAELEKIDDDTDSFGVDFVKINDKRLAKQYGIKNFPALTYFREKEPIIYDGDLMDEEGVLDFLTSLEAMDLPDRIEEVNSKILLKIIEDTDFVAVLFYDKDQKKSQKVLAELENIDDECDQNDIAFVKIDDDSEAKEWGIDEIPSIVFFERGIPHIYEGDLMKEDELLGWLVHQKRHSEIPEVTDEMKDKLVENTEHLAVIFYDKDDKQDIRVLNELENIDDELEKEGIVIVRIDNAAEAKEYGLDHLPALIYFENKIPALYEGDLMNEDEVLEWLILQKRTATIEEVTDEILVELINDHEYVVVFFTGPCEPGEKCDKTLNALESIDDELDEAGIIFVTTEDTNIAKKHNIKSYPQLVFFRNRDPLVFTGDLDDEDEVLAWITDEDTLEIPGKIEEVNTKMLDKILSENDHVVVFFYREGDKRAQKILNELENIDDECEEKDIDFIKTSDPDVDKEYDLASLPALAFYRHKFRTIYDGDLMKEEEILDWVIDLHESTADVIESVDRKTLQVLINDVEHLAVFFYDDKCETCPQILEELETIDDDTDKHGIQFVKSNDVKLAHEIGIFAFPALVYYETGVPIMYDGNLKNENRVLQWLINQKSEEDDDNDDDDDDDDDDDDDEDDDNDDDDDDDDDDDEEDIDDDEIENQIKWRINKGRRYIDKDDDINEDNDNDDDDDDDDDNDDDDDDDDDDDDDEDEITKLVYPKAEKSKEEQLKRLKKNIRTQQKIDDDDDDDEEDDDGKTNKKYKLIKRRIAYDEDDEDDESGDDDANDDGDDGNDDEGDDEAHMRVRYRKPGSRRLRFKKIVFKSRLIETDDDNDEDNDGDNNDDDDGDDDDDGDEDDDDNDDDDNDDDEDNDDENDDGDDDDDDIIDDDNDDDEDEDEDEDDEDERQSVKKRKYISMSQRKNQRRKSDDNDDYDDRSKKQYQRSKPNRSKRYKDRNDDDDDDDEDEDDDNDDGDDDAKDVRSHPKLQKPIKPQKMHQANELCNKRFLDKLDDECFYVGLGHDGGSARRGSNFAPNAYKPFQCCPTKLEKSTKVPKMTAQRIGHGDGDAANKRGGSSAGNFQFGPATVSGGTGAAGKSAKAAHKKDKDSKTPFRQIVKNDADDDDDEDDDDDDDDDASVPMGKVSYTSPRKSSGSAAKKATGGNKQVANDKSYDSGKSSKKAKDGDKLNVKTGYLSLGIRKQYN
- the LOC105230607 gene encoding uncharacterized protein LOC105230607 isoform X12, whose amino-acid sequence is MTFSRKKVLTLCVCTLLALISFPGYVDCANKKGSQATVAPPPAPIEPEAVIEEVNAKQLEKLLTDKDYVAVFWYARSCITCDKVLAELEKIDDDTDSFGVDFVKINDKRLAKQYGIKNFPALTYFREKEPIIYDGDLMDEEGVLDFLTSLEAMDLPDRIEEVNSKILLKIIEDTDFVAVLFYDKDQKKSQKVLAELENIDDECDQNDIAFVKIDDDSEAKEWGIDEIPSIVFFERGIPHIYEGDLMKEDELLGWLVHQKRHSEIPEVTDEMKDKLVENTEHLAVIFYDKDDKQDIRVLNELENIDDELEKEGIVIVRIDNAAEAKEYGLDHLPALIYFENKIPALYEGDLMNEDEVLEWLILQKRTATIEEVTDEILVELINDHEYVVVFFTGPCEPGEKCDKTLNALESIDDELDEAGIIFVTTEDTNIAKKHNIKSYPQLVFFRNRDPLVFTGDLDDEDEVLAWITDEDTLEIPGKIEEVNTKMLDKILSENDHVVVFFYREGDKRAQKILNELENIDDECEEKDIDFIKTSDPDVDKEYDLASLPALAFYRHKFRTIYDGDLMKEEEILDWVIDLHESTADVIESVDRKTLQVLINDVEHLAVFFYDDKCETCPQILEELETIDDDTDKHGIQFVKSNDVKLAHEIGIFAFPALVYYETGVPIMYDGNLKNENRVLQWLINQKNDECFYVGLGHDGGSARRGSNFAPNAYKPFQCCPTKLEKSTKVPKMTAQRIGHGDGDAANKRGGSSAGNFQFGPATVSGGTGAAGKSAKAAHKKDKDSKTPFRQIVKNDADDDDDEDDDDDDDDDASVPMGKVSYTSPRKSSGSAAKKATGGNKQVANDKSYDSGKSSKKAKDGDKLNVKTGFYYLHKRLKNLYDLFQDISLWE